The following coding sequences lie in one Fusarium poae strain DAOMC 252244 chromosome 1, whole genome shotgun sequence genomic window:
- a CDS encoding hypothetical protein (BUSCO:4887at5125), translating to MAPGDATLPATRRTRRSIGAHTDVNKAFAKENATTDVTSSLAASRKKSRSKSLGPGGLDALMKANGNRRASIAAPTKAPRSILKPTMPIPEIPPLKPRQSNFNAFREPTQEFSTPTLSGSKIALKTEEEQQAAAREREERERRDARRKSLANRRVSFAAEATLHTFHEVEFNQDSTTSTDSTRRNSAAAQQREREEEDKKNRRSSGPPQIDFHESDDDTATTLYSSDSEPADAVEEVADVEEDGDDDSSESDDGTMMTIDDVTGTTAASDRSVNFDDGESSTLDEALRQAARRAGNQQLEDDEDDDDFDDDEEFIPSFGWGKDANKQNIAAKDQENLPPPSRPQPKQSIHDATETNMSMDMDIDMTRAVGGILKPQPTRQYDPDEDMSMDVTRVVGGILKRPSQEHNPDEDMSMDVTRAFGGIVSPHQNASTPVDDEEEEEDDAPMEEATMEFTTAIGGIQRPAPIEEDDDDSDGNENMSMELTTVIGGVLAKNKRKSIAASPRGTVSQPDDENDDEAPMDMTLAVGQILSKPDDDDPEDDEDEEGDATMGMDMTAAIGSIISKVTGGSRDLGKRVMEEEADSAANPDEAIEAVISKSAAGDYLQPPTASEKQTTTPSPRPSRSPASALRSAVNPKIPTPQRASRNSRTPSPVKATPTPQSAKVRTPASAKPATPQLDSIVSERTATPRSRQRDPRSVSSKRPSSARIARADSRTPSPVKPTPKKTLFQNNSRNGSRTPTVTLTPQRQLSGLGADRPGLGSPQVTALFDRRGSIGDVANNFVPGKRGVMFEDPKEMTQDMDREAREEEEKENRRRILEREADGVEATLNLREMIDRLSPKRKPLKGRKSLHVGSAKGLLGKRPNELDDEEEAEENYGVKRLKGHQGSPVKNIRLQQPPSKEETTGRLNLSFRKSLLPNTVTPTLSSPAKSDAATTPRHQGRFKDVVDDRPGHQVDFDETPVEDAEQMEDEVEAEVEADGERIHLQDFLNMTSIRFMELTTTKRRHTQAPGTLEDGFLDEDEEDLSLERCVVAGACTVPMLELYQHSCRELKKYISEGRRIVKEIETDTFEDNPQLFKEYMAATPDVKTLMDKQFMNVKNHARLLSKAMWYEWRMKLQEGLKQGLVGIDEGMESDKELLDKQKSLLDSVLPAIVERYKSLVEESDNLEEVAREIADCDPADLEAARDELASLDEDVEYKKKRIAELRKQFQASEVEVEDLNVQKQNCVDDIAESERIREECRGWTSKEVNSLKARVDAIEKQHGWTVTGISGTVLSMSYKREIEIVFDITAFQEHQPNSTINLWYIAVNREQNPLPKTAEKEFFLQTIRDYARALPHNRTEVSHLLRSVQAAWNKASVVSSQIGRLNATFPTTVQRTSDSSISITTSLLLVPLESRVEVKLNLHTQIDGHGLEMTLKPEAKVVYGEHFNVPKVADFLITRIGKTVGAGEEQWDDVMVELQGRLIARGRKA from the exons ATGGCGCCCGGTGATGCCACTCTGCCCGCTACGCGGCGCACGCGCAGGTCAATCGGTGCCCATACAGAtgttaataaagcttttgcAAAAGAGAATGCGACAACCGACGTCACGAGTTCGTTGGCTGCGAGTCGCAAAAAGTCGAGAAGCAAGAGTTTGGGTCCTGGTGGCCTGGATGCGCTTATGAAAGCCAACGGCAACAGGCGAGCT TCCATTGCTGCCCCTACGAAAGCCCCGCGTTCAATTCTTAAACCAACCATGCCAATTCCCGAGATACCCCCCCTGAAGCCAAGACAGTCGAACTTTAATGCTTTCAGAGAGCCGACACAAGAGTTTTCGACCCCTACTCTTAGCGGATCCAAGATTGCTCTcaagacagaagaagaacagcAAGCCGCAGCACGAGAGCGTGAGGAGCGGGAGCGTCGTGATGCTCGTCGCAAATCGCTTGCCAACCGTCGCGTGTCTTTCGCCGCTGAAGCAACTCTACACACCTTCCACGAAGTTGAATTCAATCAGGATTCAACAACGTCCACCGATTCGACAAGACGAAACTCCGCCGCAGCACAGCAAAGGGAacgggaagaagaagacaagaaaAACCGACGAAGCTCCGGTCCTCCTCAAATCGACTTTCACGAATCTGATGACGATACTGCGACAACACTCTATAGTTCAGATTCTGAGCCTGCAGATGCGGTCGAAGAGgttgctgatgttgaggaggatggcgatgatgatagTAGCGAGTCCGACGACGGAACGATGATGACAATCGACGATGTCACCGGAACAACAGCTGCCTCGGATCGGTCAGTCAATTTTGATGATGGAGAGTCATCTACATTAGACGAAGCGCTCAGACAGGCTGCGCGAAGAGCTGGCAACCAACAACTcgaggacgacgaagacgacgacgattttgatgacgacgaagaaTTTATTCCCTCGTTTGGATGGGGCAAAGATGCAAATAAGCAAAACATTGCTGCCAAGGACCAAGAAAATCTGCCACCGCCGTCTCGCCCCCAACCGAAACAAAGCATCCATGATGCCACAGAAACAAACATGAGTATGGACATGGACATAGACATGACACGTGCAGTCGGCGGAATACTCAAGCCCCAACCAACTCGACAATATGACCCAGACGAAGACATGTCTATGGATGTTACTCGTGTGGTGGGGGGCATTCTTAAACGTCCTTCGCAAGAGCACAACCCAGACGAAGACATGTCGATGGATGTCACACGCGCATTTGGCGGTATTGTCAGTCCGCACCAAAACGCGAGCACCCCTGttgatgacgaagaagaggaagaagacgatgccCCAATGGAAGAAGCTACTATGGAGTTTACAACTGCAATCGGCGGTATCCAACGCCCAGCACCaattgaagaagacgacgacgattcGGACGGTAACGAGAACATGTCGATGGAGCTTACCACTGTCATTGGTGGGGTCCTGGCGaaaaacaagagaaagagCATCGCTGCTTCCCCCAGGGGCACAGTCTCCCAACCTGACGATGAGAACGACGATGAAGCTCCGATGGACATGACACTTGCGGTCGGCCAAATACTTTCAAAAccggatgatgatgatccagaagacgacgaggacgaagaagGCGATGCTACCATGGGAATGGACATGACTGCCGCCATTGGGAGCATCATCAGTAAAGTGACAGGTGGCTCACGAGATTTGGGCAAGCGAGTTATGGAAGAGGAAGCTGATAGCGCGGCCAACCCAGACGAAGCAATTGAGGCCGTTATAAGCAAGAGTGCTGCCGGTGATTATCTTCAACCCCCTACTGCAAGCGAGAAACAAACCACAACTCCAAGCCCTCGGCCCTCGAGATCTCCGGCGAGTGCTTTGCGAAGTGCCGTTAACCCAAAGATTCCAACGCCACAACGAGCCTCTCGGAACTCTAGGACGCCCTCGCCTGTGAaggcaacaccaacaccgcAGTCAGCCAAAGTTAGGACTCCGGCATCCGCCAAACCAGCCACACCCCAGCTCGACTCAATTGTATCAGAACGGACGGCTACTCCTCGCTCCAGACAGCGTGACCCTCGTTCCGTGTCTTCAAAACGACCGTCGTCTGCCAGAATCGCTAGAGCTGACTCTAGGACCCCATCGCCTGTCAAGCCCACACCCAAGAAGACCCTCTTCCAAAACAACTCCAGAAATGGCAGCCGAACCCCGACAGTCACGTTGACACCTCAACGGCAACTCTCAGGACTTGGTGCAGACCGACCTGGACTTGGGTCACCTCAGGTCACTGCGCTGTTTGACCGCCGGGGCTCGATTGGCGACGTGGCTAACAATTTTGTGCCTGGAAAGCGCGGTGTTATGTTCGAAGATCCCAAAGAGATGACGCAGGATATGGACCGTGAAGCtcgggaagaagaggaaaaagaaaaccgCAGGAGGATTCTTGAACGGGAAGCTGACGGCGTTGAAGCCACGCTTAACTTGCGGGAGATGATCGACAGATTGAGCCCTAAACGTAAGCCGCTGAAGGGCCGCAAGAGTCTTCATGTTGGGAGTGCCAAGGGCCTTCTAGGCAAGAGACCGAATGAGCttgatgacgaggaagaggccgaagAAAATTATGGCGTAAAGAGACTCAAAGGACACCAGGGGAGCCCCGTAAAGAACATCAGGCTCCAGCAGCCACCCTCTAAAGAAGAAACTACCGGGAGGCTGAATCTTTCATTTCGAAAAAGCCTGCTTCCAAATACCGTCACACCGACACTGTCCTCACCAGCAAAATCTGACGCGGCAACAACACCAAGGCACCAGGGAAGGTTCAAGGATGTTGTAGACGACCGACCTGGTCATCAAGTCGATTTTGATGAGACGCCCGTAGAGGATGCTGAGCAAATGGAGGACGAAGTTGAAGCAGAGGTTGAAGCAGATGGAGAAAGAATTCATCTCCAGGATTTCCTGAACATGACTTCTATCCGCTTTATGGAACTGACAACCACAAAGCGTCGTCACACGCAAGCacctggaactctcgaagatGGATTTCtcgacgaagatgaagaggaccTTTCGCTTGAGCGATGCGTTGTCGCTGGTGCATGTACAGTGCCAATGCTTGAACTATATCAGCACTCTTGTCGTGAGTTGAAGAAGTATATCTCCGAGGGTCGCAGGATTGTCAAAGAGATCGAGACCGACACTTTTGAGGACAACCCTCAGTTATTTAAAGAGTATATGGCGGCCACACCTGACGTCAAGACTTTGATGGACAAGCAATTCATGAATGTCAAGAATCACGCTCGTCTTCTGAGCAAGGCTATGTGGTACGAATGGCGAATGAAGCTACAAGAGGGCCTGAAGCAAGGTCTTGTGGGCATTGACGAAGGCATGGAATCCGATAAGGAGCTTCTGGATAAGCAGAAGAGTCTCCTTGACTCTGTTCTGCCTGCCATCGTGGAGCGCTACAAGTCACTCGTGGAAGAGAGTGATAATCTTGAAGAGGTTGCTCGAGAGATTGCCGACTGCGATCCTGCCGATCTAGAAGCTGCCCGCGACGAGCTGGCCTCCCTTGACGAAGATGTCgagtataaaaagaaacgaaTCGCAGAACTGAGGAAACAATTCCAAGCTTCGGAAGTCGAGGTTGAAGACTTGAATGTTCAGAAGCAGAATTGCGTCGATGATATCGCAGAGTCTGAAAGGATTCGAGAAGAGTGCCGTGGCTGGACGAGCAAGGAGGTTAACAGCCTCAAAG CTCGAGTTGATGCTATTGAGAAGCAACATGGCTGGACAGTGACAGGCATCTCTGGTACTGTTTTATCTATGTCATATAAGCGTGAGATTGAAATTGTTTTCGATATCACCGCATTCCAAGAGCACCAACCCAATTCAACAATCAATCTCTGGTACATTGCCGTCAACCGGGAACAAAACCCGCTCCCAAAGACTGCGGAGAAGGAGTTCTTTCTACAAACGATTCGCGACTACGCTCGTGCGCTTCCGCATAATCGCACTGAAGTTTCTCATCTTTTGAGGAGTGTCCAGGCTGCCTGGAATAAGGCGAGCGTTGTTTCGTCGCAAATTGGACGACTCAATGCCACATTTCCCACTACAGTACAAAGGACTTCCGACTCAAGTATATCGATTACGACATCCCTGTTGCTCGTGCCGTTGGAGAGCCGCGTGGAAGTGAAGTTGAACCTCCACACTCAAATAGATGGGCACGGCCTTGAGATGACTCTTAAACCTGAGGCCAAAGTAGTGTATGGCGAGCACTTCAATGTCCCCAAGGTGGCCGATTTCCTTATAACACGAATCGGCAAGACTGTTGGAGCTGGCGAAGAACAGTGGGATGATGTGATGGTGGAGTTACAGGGGCGATTAATTGCGAGAGGCCGTAAGGCTTAG
- the ATG14 gene encoding autophagy protein 14 (BUSCO:27094at5125) — translation MDCDICHRSHDAKRLPFLCTVDARGALYDGRLENVMALIENEDLQKQINHLLHETNAPTKDRKDTLQAQQRTAEDRTTQILAAADKLRNDIKAAKEEIQARRAALSRRKSDIAAISDGLIERRMKRQKSVERETGMHKYRWTKCADELARTRSFLCIEAAQLYGLKRIKEGSPSKYGYYLGGIPVVDLTAMNSSTPEMISTSLSHICQILILVSHYLSIRLPAAITLPHRDYPRPTIFNLPASYRPGDPVFPSQTSVASPSNTTDTESQRVSRPRPLFIDKPLSQLAKEDPATFSYFIEGVTLLAYNIAWACNTQGVSIGDKALFEDMSNMGRNLYSLLINHQSTGKEPDTLKNEVDGQISRFGQYSHGTTFYHLGGAEGTEFSKNFKLPNPMKLADKLKKKLLSEAPTPDWEVLDDDAWKVEEELADGGQVNKNILTGDKSSPRRGTSGWMRVKNR, via the exons ATGGATTGCGATATCTGTCATCGCAGCCATGACGCCAAGCGTCTCCCATTTCTTTGCACCGTGGATGCGAGAGGGGCACTTTACGATGGTCGTCTTGAGAACGTGATGGCTCTTATCGAAAATGAAGATCTCCAGAAACAAATCAACCATCTTCTCCATGAGACAAACGCTCCGACCAAGGACCGTAAGGATACCTTACAAGCGCAGCAGCGGACAGCGGAAGATAGAACTACTCAGATTTTGGCTGCTGCTGATAAGCTCAGAAATGATATCAAAGCTGCTAAAGAAGAGATTCAAGCCCGAAGAGCCGCCCTTTCGCGACGCAAGTCCGATATCGCTGCTATATCCGATGGACTCATTGAGCGCAGGATGAAACGGCAGAAGTCGGTGGAAAGGGAAACCGGCATGCACAAGTACCGCTGGACTAAGTGTGCAGATGAATTGGCTCGCACCCGGTCTTTCCTCTGCATAGAAGCAGCTCAACTATATGGACTAAAGCGGATTAAAGAAGGGTCGCCTAGTAAATACGGGTATTACCTGGGTGGAATCCCAGTCGTCGATTTGACGGCCATGAATT CATCAACACCGGAGATGATATCTACATCGCTCAGTCACATTTGCCAGATCTTGATACTTGTGTCACATTATCTCTCCATTCGGCTTCCTGCTGCCATCACTCTCCCCCATCGCGACTATCCCCGACCAACAATTTTTAACTTGCCTGCCTCTTACAGACCTGGAGATCCAGTCTTTCCCAGCCAGACTTCTGTGGCGTCCCCATCTAACACAACGGACACGGAGTCTCAACGTGTCTCTCGACCAAGGCCTCTTTTCATAGACAAGCCACTGTCTCAACTAGCCAAGGAAGATCCCGCCACGTTCTCCTATTTCATCGAGGGCGTGACTTTGCTTGCTTATAATATTGCTTGGGCTTGCAATACACAAGGCGTGTCGATTGGCGACAAAGCTCTTTTCGAGGATATGAGCAATATGGGTCGCAACCTGTACAGTCTTCTCATCAATCATCAATCTACTGGGAAAGAACCAGACACACTGAAAAACGAAGTCGATGGTCAAATTAGCCGTTTTGGGCAGTACTCTCATGGTACAACTTTTTACCATCTTGGTGGAGCAGAAGGCACCGAGTTCAGCAAAAACTTCAAGCTTCCTAACCCAATGAAACTTGCCGACAaactcaagaagaagctgcTCAGCGAAGCACCTACCCCTGACTGGGAAGTCCTAGATGACGATGCATGGAAAGTTGAAGAGGAGCTTGCAGATGGGGGCCAAGTTAACAAAAACATATTGACAGGAGACAAGAGCTCCCCACGCCGAGGGACAAGCGGCTGGATGAGGGTCAAGAATAGATGA
- a CDS encoding hypothetical protein (BUSCO:43844at5125) codes for MGWISSILGTDKSADPLAKLDPSLRDFLEKESPLKYPANHPTNPTEAVQQPSNTNAAVADTPEQKPVAPSASLYKDGRYAHLWKNYRPLAEIEAETASDHDKLMGVLEAYKERKEAIGKAALENCAEYQEENQVRRFERCYMMQSRFLRALGHGSVVGRSPDIEEDIQMHADALYQKMIKHEEAVEKAKAEGLPVPVFQTKLPKAKDDSVMPTEELQQQWKEQLDKLPAEERVVEEAALRADLQAKAEVAGNVQKIWESQAEQRKQRQAEGNSTFGDYMASLFGKSGK; via the exons ATGGGTTGGATATCTTCCATTCTAGGTACCGACAAGTCGGCAGATCCGCTAGCAAAACTCGATCCCAGCCTTCGTGACTTTCTAGAAAAAGAATCTCCCCTCAAATACCCAGCGAACCACCCCACGAATCCTACTGAAGCAGTTCAGCAACCCAGCAATACCAATGCTGCTGTAGCAGATACACCAGAGCAAAAGCCAGTTGCTCCCTCAGCTAGCTTGTACAAGGATGGACGATATGCGCATCTATGGAAGAACTACCGACCGCTTGCCGAGATTGAAGCTGAGACAGCATCTGATCATGACAAACTGATGGGTGTACTGGAGGCATACAAGGAGCGAAAAGAGGCCATTGGTAAAGCGGCGTTGGAGAACTGCGCCGAATATCAAGAAGA AAATCAAGTGCGCAGGTTTGAGAGGTGCTACATGATGCAATCG AGATTCCTTCGTGCGTTGGGCCATGGCTCAGTGGTGGGTAGATCACCCGATATAGAGGAAGATATCCAAATGCACGCCGATGCTCTCTACCAAAAAATGATTAAGCACGAGGAGGCGGTAGAAAAAGCCAAGGCCGAAGGTCTCCCTGTTCCTGTTTTCCAGACAAAACTACCAAAGGCCAAGGACGATTCGGTCATGCCCACGGAAGAGCTCCAGCAACAGTGGAAGGAACAGTTGGACAAGCTACCAGCTGAGGAGCGTGTAGTTGAAGAGGCTGCTCTTCGCGCTGATCTTCAAGCCAAGGCTGAGGTCGCGGGCAACGTCCAGAAGATCTGGGAGAGCCAGGCGGAGCAGAGGAAACAAAGACAAGCAGAAGGTAACTCCACGTTTGGAGATTACATGGCTTCGCTGTTTGGAAAGTCTGGAAAATAA
- a CDS encoding hypothetical protein (TransMembrane:3 (o37-61i73-92o112-132i)): protein MQTTDLPSWLWLPLKDDCEWDSPFNMGNCFDEQYHNVFFVMIKALIYLTRFTTLPFFLFFAGMHGECMATLPMAILSTITIIPMILLRLIWAEDYHTYGGMGNPMVEYSVKTWAILSMPNIVSWAPSAAFAVSQLVRIVRETFVSLRIQADSNFDAETLFPAPFAGRDWDSDLGESGAEAWIKKLVQEDQEERQARRQEEERVVAEQRRLEQASLLMQKLVDENEIAIWKAISKRRPQPILRRQSALTHRQETELLAEERGLSKKQFLTQRYVVVPVDQSTQSDPTDFADDRAMKTPVIPIAEIPPSPGVQSDLAESPVQTQVEPSEPALTGSSPSSPSLPSPRETTPKKPASSPATTTADAAVNTTTITPGRETPPVREPAPSTVSPRQEVVEAFSPPPSLPSPGVIGVVSSSRVVDEPIFPSEEELPPQAIVPFAEPAGHEPTQRPPSPKQAAGSATSYGHEIPGIPDIPEELLFTAANGSEDGREESLHQGLFQIAPCISPSWDPTELDVAIDALLNSVDEVDEQVWDEMAIDDRQVEDVEMEEQGEGEVEVLTSSQAVDCEMEEAGMEPLTEEEEEEQERMIQEASWEALAALLDEDEFCGKQSQMVIDHVAAPTQALSVPQFPLPEFHQRPPPQASIFRFEVSQQTVPADYGMSQQEQEDLEMEMEAAFDTEMEDARDEEDAGMGPQAPVEEIRHRRILIPRAQGSRHNPSQPPPQPTPTPSTTTEEVASQSKRARSPSTEQMAPEPKRAQHVPIQEAPSPTNASPKTAASSNTKNQQQAVAPILMGGLMLPGGNQITNTQPPAPIPAAAPSPTTITPEQKAAFEEKKQAQIKAQQEARRNKKPSLFHQSKKPATPVRPSPNTPHRQGTPSQPNTPSPMPRIKDGSVRAAAEAIFGTPGSSQKKDGLKILPGIPSHLRDQVAGRTTEDEDEE from the coding sequence ATGCAGACCACAGATCTTCCTTCATGGTTGTGGCTCCCACTCAAGGACGACTGCGAGTGGGATTCCCCATTCAACATGGGGAACTGCTTCGACGAGCAGTACCACAACGTCTTTTTCGTTATGATCAAGGCGTTAATCTACCTCACACGGTTCACGACGTTGCcgttctttctcttcttcgcgGGGATGCACGGAGAGTGTATGGCCACCTTGCCCATGGCCATCCTCTCTACAATCACCATCATCCCCATGATCCTCTTGCGACTCATCTGGGCAGAAGACTACCACACCTATGGGGGTATGGGCAACCCCATGGTGGAATATTCTGTCAAGACCTGGGCCATCCTCTCCATGCCAAACATTGTTTCATGGGCTCCCAGTGCCGCTTTCGCGGTGAGCCAGTTGGTGCGAATCGTTAGAGAAACTTTTGTTTCTCTTCGTATTCAAGCCGACTCCAACTTCGACGCCGAGACTCTGTTCCCTGCTCCCTTTGCCGGGAGGGACTGGGATTCAGACCTCGGTGAATCCGGCGCAGAAGCCTGGATAAAGAAGTTGGTGCAGGAGGATCAAGAAGAGAGACAGGCCCGACGGcaggaagaagagagggTTGTAGCGGAGCAGAGGAGACTGGAGCAGGCCTCTTTGCTGATGCAGAAGCTCGTAGATGAGAACGAGATCGCCATCTGGAAAGCTATCAGCAAGAGGCGACCACAGCCCATCCTCAGACGCCAGTCAGCTCTAACTCACCGGCAAGAGACTGAGCTGCTGGCCGAAGAGAGGGGCCTGAGCAAGAAGCAATTCTTGACTCAGCGCTATGTGGTCGTGCCAGTGGACCAGAGCACTCAGTCGGACCCGACCGACTTTGCTGATGACAGGGCGATGAAGACGCCAGTCATTCCGATCGCCGAGATCCCCCCTTCTCCCGGTGTTCAGTCTGACTTGGCTGAGTCCCCTGTTCAGACGCAAGTCGAACCGTCTGAGCCAGCTCTCACTGGCTcctctccatcatctccttctCTCCCCTCCCCTCGCGAGACGACACCGAAGAAGCCAGCTTCTTCACCCGCCACCACCACTGCCGACGCTGCtgtcaacaccaccaccatcacacCTGGCAGAGAGACGCCTCCTGTTCGAGAGCCTGCGCCTAGCACAGTGTCTCCTCGGCAGGAGGTCGTCGAGGCTTTCAGCCCTCCGCCCTCTCTCCCATCTCCTGGCGTCATTGGTGTCGTCTCCTCTTCCCGCGTCGTCGATGAGCCCATCTTCCCCTCTGAAGAAGAGCTCCCTCCCCAAGCCATTGTTCCTTTTGCAGAACCGGCGGGCCATGAACCCACACAACGACCGCCATCGCCCAAGCAGGCCGCCGGTTCTGCCACTTCTTACGGCCACGAGATTCCAGGGATCCCCGATATCCCCGAAGAACTCCTTTTCACAGCGGCGAATGGAAGTGAGGACGGCCGGGAGGAAAGCCTTCACCAGGGGCTCTTCCAAATCGCTCCTTGCATCTCTCCCTCCTGGGACCCCACCGAACTCGATGTCGCCATTGATGCTCTGCTGAACAGTGTCGATGAGGTGGATGAACAGGTTTGGGATGAGATGGCGATCGATGATCGCCAAGTCGAGGATGTGGAGATGGAAGAGCAAGGCGAAGGTGAGGTAGAGGTACTGACTTCGTCGCAGGCCGTCGACTGCGAGATGGAGGAGGCAGGTATGGAACCTCTTacggaggaggaggaggaggagcaggagcggATGATCCAAGAGGCCTCATGGGAGGCGTTGGCAGCTCTCCTCGATGAGGATGAGTTCTGTGGTAAGCAGTCACAGATGGTCATTGACCACGTCGCCGCGCCTACCCAGGCTCTCTCCGTTCCGCAATTCCCCCTCCCGGAGTTCCACCAGCGTCCACCACCGCAGGCCTCTATCTTCCGTTTCGAGGTCTCCCAGCAGACCGTTCCAGCAGACTATGGCATGTCCCAGCAGGAACAGGAAGACCTCGAAATGGAGATGGAGGCAGCGTTCGACACCGAGATGGAGGACGCGAGGGACGAGGAAGATGCTGGCATGGGCCCTCAAGCACCGGTTGAAGAGATCCGCCATCGCAGGATCTTGATACCGAGGGCCCAGGGATCCCGACACAATCCCAGccagcctcctcctcaaccCACGCCCACTCCATCTACAACCACCGAGGAAGTTGCGTCTCAGTCCAAGCGGGCTCGGTCCCCGTCCACCGAGCAAATGGCGCCTGAGCCCAAACGGGCTCAACATGTCCCCATCCAGGAGGCGCCCTCTCCCACCAATGCTTCGCCCAAGACCGCGGCCTCAAGCAACACAAAGAACCAACAGCAGGCGGTCGCCCCCATCTTGATGGGGGGACTTATGCTTCCCGGCGGCAACCAAATAACCAACACACAACCACCAGCGCCCATACCAGCGGCAGCTCCCTCCCCTACTACTATAACTCCTGAGCAGAAGGCCGCcttcgaggagaagaagcaggcaCAGATCAAAGCGCAGCAGGAAGCtcgaagaaacaaaaaacCGAGCCTATTTCACCAAAGCAAGAAACCAGCTACACCGGTTCGCCCTTCCCCCAACACACCTCACCGACAAGGCACTCCCAGCCAACCCAACACACCATCGCCAATGCCACGTATCAAAGATGGCAGCGTAAGAGCGGCTGCCGAAGCAATCTTCGGCACGCCCGGCTCGAGTCAAAAGAAGGACGGGCTCAAGATCCTACCAGGCATCCCAAGCCATTTACGAGACCAGGTCGCAGGCAGAACGaccgaggacgaggacgaggaatAA
- a CDS encoding hypothetical protein (BUSCO:31756at5125) codes for MARVYADVNQSMPRSYWDYDSVNISWGVLENYEVVRKIGRGKYSEVFEGINVVNYQKCVVKVLKPVKKKKIKREIKILQNLAGGPNVVALLDVVRDSQSKTPSLIFEHVNNTDFRSLYPKFNDIDVRFYIFELLKALDFCHSKGIMHRDVKPHNVMIDHENRKLRLIDWGLAEFYHPGTEYNVRVASRYFKGPELLVDFQEYDYSLDMWSLGAMFASMIFRKEPFFHGNSNSDQLVKIAKVLGTDDLFDYIDKYEIELDAQYDDILGRFQKKPWHSFVTSENQRFVSNEAIDFLDKLLRYDHQERLTAKEAQAHPYFNPVRDPEVFKQHLAAANGAASKS; via the exons ATGGCGCGTGTCTACGCCGATGTCAACCAGAGCATGCCCCGCAGTTACTGGGACTACGACAGTGTTAATATCA GCTGGGGTGTTCTGGAAAACTACGAGGTCGTCCGAAAGATTG GCCGCGGAAAGTACTCTGAAGTCTTTGAGGGTATCAATGTAGTCAACTATCAGAAGTGCGTTGTCAAAGTGTTGAAGcctgtcaagaagaagaagatcaagcGAGAGATAAAGATCCTTCAGAACCTGGCTGGCGGCCCCAATGTTGTCGCCTTGCTTGATGTCGTTCGCGACTCGCAG AGTAAGACTCCATCTCTGATTTTCGAGCACGTCAACAACACCGATTTCCGAAGCCTGTACCCCAAGTTCAACGATATTGATGTCCGATTCTACATCTTCGAGCTCCTCAAGGCACTCGACTTTTGCCACAGCAAAGGAATTATGCATCGCGATGTCAAGCCTCATAACGTTATGATTGACCATGAGAACCGAAAG CTTCGCCTGATTGATTGGGGTCTGGCCGAATTTTATCACCCTGGTACCGAATACAACGTTCGCGTCGCCTCTCGTTACTTCAAGGGCCCTGAACTGTTGGTCGATTTTCAGGAGTACGATTACAGCCTTGATATGTGGAGTCTCGGAGCCATGTTTGCCTCCATGATCTTCCGCAAAGAGCCGTTCTTCCACGGCAACAGCAACTCCGATCAACTCGTTAAAATCGCCAAGGTTCTCGGCACTGATGATCTTTTCGACTACATCGATAAGTATGAGATCGAGCTGGATGCGCAGTACGACGATATTCTAGGCAGATTCCAGAAGAAGCCCTGGCACAGCTTTGTTACTTCGGAGAACCAGCGGTTTGTCTCGAATGAGGCCATTGATTTCCTCGACAAGCTATTGCGATATGACCACCAG GAACGTCTTACTGCCAAGGAGGCCCAGGCGCACCCCTACTTTAACCCAGTCCGGGATCCCGAGGTCTTCAAGCAGCACCTTGCAGCTGCCAACGGCGCTGCTAGCAAGTCTTGA
- the RPS11A gene encoding ribosomal 40S subunit protein S11A (BUSCO:50925at5125) translates to MWRWATELTVQSERAFQKQPHIFQNSKTKTKSTRPGKGGRRWYKDVGLGFRTPKTAIEGSYIDKKCPFTGLVSIRGRILTGTVVSTKMHRTIIIRREYLHFIPKYSRYEKRHKNVAAHVSPAFRVQEGDQVTVGQCRPLSKTVRFNVLRVLPRTGKSVKKFSKF, encoded by the exons ATGTGGCGCTG GGCGACCGAGTTGACCGTCCAGTCGGAGCGTGCTTTCCAGAAGCAGCCTCACATCTTCCAGAACTcgaagaccaagaccaagtcTACCCGACCGGGCAAGGGTGGCCGACGATGGTACAAGGACGTCGGTCTGGGTTTCCGAACCCCCAAGACCGCCATTGAGGGCAGCTACATCG ACAAGAAGTGCCCCTTCACTGGTCTCGTCTCTATCCGTGGCCGTATCCTGACCGGTACCGTCGTTTCCACCAAGATGCACCGAACCATCATCATCCGCCGCGAGTACCTTCACTTTATCCCCAAGTACTCCCGATACGAGAAGCGACACAAGAACGTTGCCGCCCACGTTTCTCCCGCTTTTCGTGTCCAGGAGGGTGACCAGGTTACCGTTGGCCAGTGCCGACCTCTGAGCAAGACT GTCCGCTTCAACGTCCTGCGCGTCCTGCCCCGAACCGGCAAGTCTGTTAAGAAGTTCTCCAAGTTTTAA